Proteins from a single region of Primulina tabacum isolate GXHZ01 chromosome 5, ASM2559414v2, whole genome shotgun sequence:
- the LOC142546731 gene encoding carbonic anhydrase 2-like, whose translation MSTVSLNGYLLTPSAQLSRPVAAAFRPVASSRLDSPAAALTSLIRNEPVFAAPAPVIHPLLKENMEKGSYEEAIAALQKLLSEKGELGPVAAAKISEVTAELQTANGGPSISASVERLKTGFITFKKEKYDKQPGLYGELAKGQSPKFMVFACSDSRVCPSHVLNFHPGDAFVVRNIANMVPPYDKTRYAGVGSAIEYAVLHLKVQEIVVIGHSACGGIKGLMSFALDGSSNTDFIEDWVKICSPAKKKVIAQCGEKPFGDQCVLCEKEAVNVSLGNLLSYPFVRDGLVNKTLALKGGYYDFINGTFELWGLDFSLSPSLSV comes from the exons ATGTCGACCGTAAGTTTAAACGGTTACCTACTTACTCCATCTGCCCAATTATCCAGACCCGTCGCCGCCGCATTCCGTCCCGTCGCCTCCTCAAGGCTTGATTCCCCCGCTGCCGCTCTAACCAGCCTCATTCGAAACGAGCCCGTGTTCGCTGCCCCGGCGCCTGTCATCCACCCACTTTTG AAAGAAAACATGGAGAAGGGCTCTTACGAGGAAGCCATTGCTGCACTTCAAAAGCTTCTGAG TGAGAAGGGAGAACTTGGACCGGTGGCCGCCGCTAAAATTAGTGAAGTCACGGCGGAGTTGCAAACAGCTAACGGCGGGCCTTCTATTTCCGCTTCCGTGGAGAGGCTGAAGACTGGATTCATCACttttaagaaagaaaaatatGA CAAACAACCAGGATTGTACGGTGAACTCGCCAAAGGCCAGAGTCcaaag TTTATGGTATTTGCATGCTCGGACTCACGCGTGTGTCCATCGCACGTGCTGAACTTCCACCCCGGGGACGCATTCGTGGTCAGGAATATTGCCAACATGGTGCCTCCATACGATAAG ACCAGGTACGCCGGAGTTGGGTCTGCAATTGAGTACGCTGTGCTGCACCTCAAG GTTCAAGAAATAGTAGTGATTGGGCACAGTGCATGTGGAGGAATCAAGGGGCTCATGTCTTTTGCGCTCGATGGATCTTCTAACAC TGATTTCATAGAAGACTGGGTGAAAATTTGTTCACCTGCGAAGAAGAAGGTGATAGCTCAGTGTGGGGAAAAACCTTTTGGAGATCAATGCGTCTTATGTGAAAAG GAGGCAGTGAATGTATCACTTGGAAATCTTCTGTCATATCCATTTGTGAGAGATGGTTTGGTGAATAAGACATTGGCACTCAAGGGTGGTTACTATGACTTCATTAATGGAACTTTTGAGCTCTGGGGACTTGACTTTAGCCTTTCACCATCTCTTTCTGTTTGA
- the LOC142546732 gene encoding protein KINESIN LIGHT CHAIN-RELATED 2-like has translation MPDLLVDGSNGDNSGNKPEPHYVQDREFFDELSPKSPLSTHGLPLSALSSDSESLDLILDGVVNTSIEQLYLNVCEMQSSDYSPSRLSYLSYGEESRIDSELRYLAGGDYWASTGMKQDVVTWENGVDTTPEEGKALKDEDFGNTKRLQLGSAGSIQDSFMSRAFGGRPPNGKKGVQALRKLGTVTSMKNEESLPFVGAKWRIGGEDHGDQAAYLGPYLLKQARDMIVLGDNTQRALELSLRAMKSFEISVGSKPSLDFVMCLHVVAALYCRLGRHTEAVPILERSIEIPVMDSGMDHALAKFSGCMQLGDTYAILGQIENSILFYTAGLEIQRQVLGEKDPRFGETLRYLAESNVQAMQFDEAEKLCLMALDIHKENGTPASVEEAADRRLLGLICDVKGDYEGALEHYVLASMAVAAHGHHADVAAIDCNIGDSYLSLARYNEAIFAYQKALKILKSIKGENHSSVASVFIRLAGLYNKIGKLNESKSNCKRALQIYAKPKPGSAPEEIASGLVDISAIYESMNEPNRALQLLQKAIKVYGNALGRQCMVAGIEAQMGVLYYILGSFSESYASLKSAILKFRATGEKKSAFFGVALNQMGLACVRLYLINEAADLFEEARSILEAEAGPDHADTLGVYSNLAGTYDAMGRVTDAIEILEYVVEMREEKLGTANPDVEDEKRRLAELLKEAGIVRTRKSRSLEALLVNNSYNIRNYDIDVS, from the exons ATGCCTGACTTGTTGGTGGATGGATCCAACGGTGACAACTCTGGGAACAAACCGGAACCACATTATGTGCAGGACagagaattttttgatgaattgtCCCCGAAGAGTCCCTTAAGCACCCATGGACTGCCCTTGAGTGCTCTAAGCTCCGATAGTGAATCCCTCGACCTGATCCTAGATGGCGTTGTGAACACCTCGATCGAGCAACTGTATCTCAACGTCTGCGAGATGCAAAGCTCAGACTACTCGCCATCAAGGCTTAGTTATTTGTCGTATGGTGAAGAGTCGCGAATAGATTCCGAACTACGGTACCTTGCTGGAGGAGATTATTGGGCTTCAACGGGGATGAAACAGGATGTTGTGACATGGGAAAATGGAGTAGATACTACTCCTGAGGAGGGTAAAGCTTTAAAAGATGAAGATTTTGGAAATACGAAACGATTGCAATTGGGTTCTGCGGGTTCGATACAGGATAGTTTTATGAGCAGGGCTTTTGGCGGTAGGCCTCCAAATGGAAAGAAAGGTGTCCAGGCTTTAAGAAAGTTGGGTACAGTTACCTCCATGAAAAACGAGGAAAGCCTACCCTTTGTAGGGGCGAAATGGCGAATTGGAGGCGAGGACCATGGCGATCAAGCGgcatatcttgggccatatttACTCAAACAGGCGAGGGACATGATAGTTTTGGGGGATAATACTCAAAGGGCTCTCGAATTATCTCTTCGAGCAATGAAGTCATTTGAGATTTCGGTAGGTTCCAAGCCTAGTTTAGATTTCGTCATGTGTCTACATGTTGTGGCTGCATTGTACTGCAGGCTGGGGAGGCACACCGAGGCTGTTCCCATTCTTGAGCGGTCTATTGAAATTCCTGTAATGGACTCAGGGATGGATCACGCACTCGCGAAATTTTCAGGATGTATGCAGTTGGGCGATACATATGCAATTCTCGGACAGATTGAGAATTCTATACTGTTTTACACAGCAGGTCTGGAGATTCAGCGACAGGTTCTTGGTGAAAAAGACCCTCGATTTGGCGAGACTTTGAGGTATTTGGCCGAGTCCAATGTTCAAGCGATGCAATTTGATGAGGCTGAAAAGCTCTGTTTAATGGCACTTGATATTCATAAAGAGAACGGCACGCCAGCTTCCGTAGAGGAAGCAGCAGACAGGAGACTATTGGGGCTTATTTGTGATGTGAAGGGAGATTATGAAGGTGCACTCGAGCATTATGTTCTAGCAAGTATGGCCGTGGCTGCTCATGGCCACCACGCTGATGTGGCTGCAATAGACTGCAACATCGGGGATTCGTACCTATCTTTGGCTCGCTACAATGAGGCTATTTTTGCTTATCAGAAAGCTCTAAAAATTTTGAAGTCGATCAAAGGAGAAAACCATTCGTCGGTTGCTTCAGTCTTCATTCGTCTGGCTGGTTTATACAACAAGATAGGGAAGTTAAATGAATCCAAATCTAACTGCAAAAGAGCTCTTCAAATTTATGCTAAGCCAAAACCTGGCAGTGCTCCCGAAGAAATAGCCAGTGGTTTAGTTGATATTTCTGCTATATACGAATCAATGAATGAACCAAACCGTGCACTCCAGTTGCTACAGAAGGCTATAAAAGTATATGGAAATGCACTGGGGAGGCAATGCATGGTTGCAGGAATCGAAGCTCAGATGGGGGTCTTGTACTATATCCTAGGGAGTTTTTCTGAGTCTTACGCCTCATTGAAGAGTGCCATTCTAAAATTTCGTGCAACGGGAGAGAAGAAATCTGCCTTTTTTGGTGTTGCTTTAAATCAAATGGGGCTTGCTTGTGTGCGACTTTATTTGATAAACGAGGCGGCTGATTTGTTTGAAGAGGCTAGGAGCATTCTTGAGGCTGAAGCTGGACCAGATCATGCTGATACTTTAGGAGTTTACAGCAACCTTGCGGGCACATATGATGCAATGGGGAG GGTCACCGATGCTATTGAAATCTTGGAATATGTGGTTGAAATGAGAGAAGAGAAGCTTGGGACGGCTAATCCCGACGTAGAAGACGAGAAGCGGAGACTGGCCGAGTTGTTAAAAGAAGCCGGTATTGTGAGAACCAGAAAATCAAGATCACTTGAAGCTTTACTTGTCAATAATTCCTACAACATCAGAAATTATGACATTGATGTGtcatga